From Permianibacter aggregans, a single genomic window includes:
- a CDS encoding diguanylate cyclase, protein MRKLAEIIQRAVRTYDFLARYGGEEFVIIMPGTSHDGALVVAERVRRSVQAASWPNRQCRCGAD, encoded by the coding sequence TTGCGAAAGTTGGCAGAGATCATTCAGCGCGCGGTCCGCACTTATGATTTTCTCGCACGTTATGGCGGCGAGGAATTTGTGATCATCATGCCTGGCACGTCGCATGATGGTGCGTTGGTGGTTGCCGAGCGCGTTCGACGCTCGGTGCAGGCAGCATCTTGGCCAAACCGACAGTGTCGGTGTGGCGCTGATTGA
- a CDS encoding heavy metal sensor histidine kinase, whose translation MSRISRHSLSLSFRVMTFVTIAISLSLWLIFELVTRSIEHHFVIQDAEELEVISNAVFQALEKSLEEGDHSTLKNAVTGHHGVHYQVQDSKGEILFRSSPQPFEHGTMTTPLTILVRNEALLVWDADGVAYRGTVKKRNIHSQEFRVLAAMEMTFHLEFLSAFQVSFTWILFGTGIITLFAAWYGIHQAHGPIRALSNQIKKVHTGRLDLRLDELTVPSELRALVRSFNAMIMELESGFKRLANFSADIAHELRTPLTNIITQSQVGVQKQRSAEEYRDLLYSNLEELERLAKMVNDMLWLAKSENGLIRTHPVTILLEEEFNSLFEYLEPVAEEKSLAFSLKGESCTFSGDRDMLRRAFANLLSNAIRHTPANNTITVHIEQQDKSSIEIRIQNPGEIIPSEHLGRIFDRFYRIDPSRQRHSDGAGLGLSIVKSIIQAHGGTINAESAHGVTTFIITMPFVAAQTEYPS comes from the coding sequence ATGTCCCGCATTAGTCGTCATTCCCTCTCATTGTCATTCCGGGTAATGACCTTCGTAACCATTGCTATCAGCTTAAGCTTATGGTTGATTTTTGAGTTGGTCACACGATCGATTGAACATCACTTCGTGATACAGGATGCCGAAGAATTGGAGGTTATTAGCAATGCTGTTTTTCAAGCTCTGGAGAAAAGCCTTGAAGAAGGCGATCATTCCACGCTCAAGAATGCGGTGACGGGACACCATGGTGTCCACTATCAAGTGCAAGACAGCAAGGGAGAAATTCTTTTTCGTTCATCACCTCAACCATTCGAACATGGCACCATGACCACACCTCTAACAATTCTCGTACGAAACGAGGCGCTTTTGGTCTGGGACGCAGATGGTGTTGCCTACCGAGGAACGGTAAAAAAGCGAAACATTCACAGTCAAGAATTCCGAGTTCTGGCGGCGATGGAAATGACCTTTCATTTAGAGTTTCTTTCCGCTTTCCAGGTGAGTTTTACCTGGATATTGTTCGGGACGGGCATTATTACGTTATTCGCTGCCTGGTATGGCATTCATCAGGCGCACGGGCCGATTCGGGCATTGAGCAATCAAATCAAGAAAGTGCACACTGGCCGACTGGATTTACGGCTTGATGAGTTAACCGTGCCTAGTGAACTTCGCGCGTTGGTCAGATCGTTCAATGCCATGATTATGGAACTGGAATCAGGATTCAAAAGACTGGCAAATTTTTCCGCCGATATCGCCCATGAACTCAGAACGCCGTTAACTAATATCATCACTCAATCTCAAGTGGGTGTACAAAAACAAAGGAGTGCAGAAGAGTACCGTGATTTACTGTATTCGAATCTGGAAGAACTGGAGCGGCTGGCAAAAATGGTAAACGATATGCTCTGGTTGGCAAAATCAGAGAATGGTCTGATTCGCACGCATCCCGTCACCATTCTTTTGGAAGAAGAGTTCAATTCGCTGTTCGAGTACCTTGAGCCGGTCGCGGAAGAAAAGTCTCTAGCCTTTTCGCTTAAAGGGGAGTCATGCACATTCAGTGGTGATCGGGATATGCTCCGTCGTGCTTTTGCCAACCTGCTCAGCAACGCAATCCGTCACACTCCGGCCAATAACACGATCACTGTTCACATCGAGCAACAAGACAAAAGCTCGATCGAAATACGCATCCAAAATCCCGGCGAAATCATCCCGTCAGAGCATCTGGGCCGAATTTTTGACCGCTTTTACCGAATAGATCCGTCACGACAACGTCACAGCGACGGTGCTGGGCTAGGATTGTCTATTGTCAAATCAATCATTCAAGCACACGGTGGCACCATAAATGCGGAGTCAGCGCATGGTGTGACGACTTTTATCATTACTATGCCATTTGTGGCGGCCCAAACTGAATATCCATCCTGA
- a CDS encoding copper resistance system multicopper oxidase, whose translation MLPRLSRRQFLYGAMASGIWLSLPSGLRADTMGNRITENVPAILTGHTFDLIVSETEVNFSGVSRLATTINGSIPAPTLVWREGDTVTIRVTNKLGVTTSIHWHGIILPFQMDGVPGISFDGIAPGKTFTYQFKVQQSGTYWYHSHSGFQEMTGMYGAIIILPKSGDGINAERDHVVLLSDWTDDDPMAVFARLKHQSDYYNFNQPTVADFFHDARVLGMSAAISKRQMWNEMRMNPTDLADLSASALTFLMNGRTAAGNWFGVVKKGERVRLRFINGSSNTFFDVRVPGLKMVVVQADGQNVEPVTCEEFRFGPGETYDVIVRTDEDAHTIFAQTMDRTGFVRGTLGTTPEVQPPVPDMDSPQWLSMTDMMGTMGASAGTHGGHDEMHGKMAMDHSAHRMGASQHTGHDSLAAPSQLVRHARTEYGATVDMRVDTPRTNLDDPGIGLRNNGRRVLTLDDLRTIGGPMDERMPAREVELHLTGNMERYSWSFDGVEFGQSTPVHFRHGERVRVILQNDTMMTHPMHLHGLWSELENDKGDFLARRHTIPIQPAQRISFQVTADALGRWAWHCHLLFHMDAGMFREVVVS comes from the coding sequence TTGCTACCCCGTTTATCACGACGACAGTTCCTCTATGGTGCTATGGCCAGCGGCATATGGCTCTCATTACCGTCGGGGTTACGGGCCGATACGATGGGGAACCGCATAACGGAGAATGTCCCAGCCATTTTGACCGGGCACACATTTGATTTAATCGTATCGGAGACCGAGGTCAATTTCTCAGGAGTAAGCCGACTCGCGACCACTATCAATGGCTCGATTCCCGCTCCTACACTGGTTTGGCGAGAAGGCGACACCGTTACCATTCGTGTGACGAACAAGCTCGGTGTAACTACGTCGATTCACTGGCACGGTATAATTCTTCCATTTCAAATGGATGGGGTCCCGGGCATCAGTTTCGATGGCATTGCTCCAGGAAAAACCTTCACATATCAATTCAAAGTACAGCAATCCGGTACGTATTGGTACCACTCCCATAGCGGTTTTCAAGAAATGACCGGGATGTATGGCGCGATCATCATCCTGCCGAAAAGTGGCGATGGTATCAACGCCGAGCGCGATCATGTCGTTCTACTTTCGGATTGGACGGATGACGATCCGATGGCGGTGTTTGCTCGATTGAAGCATCAAAGCGACTACTACAATTTCAATCAGCCAACGGTCGCCGATTTTTTTCATGATGCCAGAGTGCTGGGCATGTCCGCCGCAATTAGCAAACGACAAATGTGGAATGAGATGCGGATGAACCCAACTGATCTCGCTGACCTTTCTGCTAGCGCCTTAACTTTTTTAATGAATGGCCGAACGGCCGCAGGCAATTGGTTCGGGGTGGTAAAAAAAGGAGAGCGGGTCCGTTTGCGATTTATCAATGGCTCCAGCAACACATTTTTCGATGTTCGTGTTCCCGGGTTAAAAATGGTGGTTGTACAAGCTGATGGACAGAATGTTGAGCCCGTGACGTGTGAAGAGTTTCGCTTCGGACCGGGAGAAACCTATGACGTCATCGTGCGTACTGATGAAGATGCGCACACGATTTTTGCGCAAACGATGGACAGAACCGGCTTTGTGCGAGGAACACTCGGTACGACACCAGAAGTGCAGCCGCCGGTTCCTGACATGGATTCGCCGCAATGGCTGTCGATGACCGACATGATGGGGACAATGGGCGCTAGTGCTGGTACTCACGGAGGCCACGACGAAATGCATGGAAAAATGGCCATGGACCATAGTGCACATCGAATGGGGGCATCTCAGCACACGGGTCATGATTCACTCGCAGCGCCATCACAGCTCGTGCGGCATGCGCGAACCGAATATGGTGCAACCGTTGACATGCGAGTGGATACGCCGAGAACTAACCTGGACGATCCGGGCATTGGTTTGCGAAACAATGGTCGTCGTGTCCTGACACTTGATGATCTGCGAACGATTGGCGGCCCAATGGATGAAAGAATGCCGGCTCGTGAAGTCGAATTGCACTTGACCGGGAATATGGAGCGGTACAGCTGGTCATTTGATGGCGTCGAATTTGGGCAATCTACACCAGTACATTTTCGTCATGGTGAACGAGTCAGAGTAATTCTGCAAAACGATACGATGATGACACATCCGATGCATTTGCACGGTTTGTGGAGCGAACTTGAAAACGACAAAGGGGACTTTCTTGCTCGGCGCCATACCATCCCCATTCAACCTGCGCAACGGATAAGCTTTCAAGTTACGGCGGACGCGCTGGGCCGATGGGCGTGGCATTGTCACCTGTTATTCCACATGGATGCGGGCATGTTTCGCGAAGTGGTGGTGTCATGA
- a CDS encoding diguanylate cyclase domain-containing protein has protein sequence MMVRWWLPSAFDARCRQHLGQTDSVGVALIEADITTTSQLLERADKALYQSKTTGRNRVTFWHEMQPENQ, from the coding sequence ATGATGGTGCGTTGGTGGTTGCCGAGCGCGTTCGACGCTCGGTGCAGGCAGCATCTTGGCCAAACCGACAGTGTCGGTGTGGCGCTGATTGAGGCGGATATCACGACGACCTCACAGTTGCTGGAACGTGCTGATAAAGCGCTTTATCAATCAAAGACAACGGGGCGAAATCGCGTGACATTCTGGCATGAAATGCAACCAGAAAATCAGTGA
- a CDS encoding ZIP family metal transporter, with protein sequence MPVGTIFLISLFSGLALPLGGWLAAHEKVLPRWLINETRHFVLAMAGGVLLGAITMILVPEGMHAFDHPTWSVIPIIIGGVFFFLFERNLARRAHEAPQMMAMLLDFVPESLALGGLAAISPKTVPILALMIGVQNLPEGFNAYREVLCRTQCKSSHALWLLSLAALCGPISAVLGFYFLADQVTWLGAVMLFASGGIMYLVFQDIAPQAKLNRHWTPALGAVFGFALAVFSKAILS encoded by the coding sequence ATGCCGGTTGGGACAATATTTTTGATTTCTCTGTTTTCAGGACTAGCGCTACCACTGGGAGGGTGGCTAGCTGCCCATGAAAAAGTACTACCAAGATGGTTAATCAATGAAACGCGGCATTTTGTTTTGGCTATGGCCGGAGGCGTACTGCTCGGTGCCATCACCATGATCCTGGTGCCAGAAGGTATGCATGCCTTCGACCATCCTACGTGGTCGGTAATACCAATAATTATAGGGGGAGTTTTCTTCTTTCTCTTTGAGCGGAATTTAGCAAGACGTGCTCACGAGGCACCGCAAATGATGGCAATGCTTCTGGACTTTGTTCCAGAGTCATTGGCGCTGGGGGGATTGGCGGCGATTTCACCGAAGACCGTACCTATTTTAGCTCTGATGATTGGTGTCCAAAATCTGCCTGAGGGGTTTAACGCATACCGAGAAGTACTTTGCCGTACTCAGTGTAAGTCGTCACATGCACTCTGGTTGCTAAGCCTTGCGGCGCTGTGTGGCCCCATTTCTGCAGTACTGGGCTTCTATTTTTTGGCGGATCAAGTTACCTGGCTAGGCGCCGTAATGCTGTTTGCCTCTGGCGGGATTATGTACTTGGTGTTTCAAGACATCGCTCCTCAAGCGAAGCTGAATCGACATTGGACGCCCGCACTGGGTGCCGTATTTGGTTTCGCGTTAGCGGTGTTTAGTAAAGCGATACTCAGCTGA
- a CDS encoding AraC family transcriptional regulator, with protein sequence MVNAMLNRLSKVSWLGEVALSVGCGAFVGRSGDNQPHRHWAHQVVIGLDRKIQVATKSGHFEAQGFWIPAGVRHQLMYAPVLSIYLDPAGHNWPCPSNPVCDSKQGVIPLDDSIRESYLEVFTGSGPLTETLNQFRNRFMTSAECPKLKCVLKELHEGSTLGLDVSRKTLADLTKLSPSRFSHWFSEQTGLPLRSYKKWLKMLSALKFSQEMPLTDAAVIAGFADKAHFCRAVQDAFGVTPATIANLLSEK encoded by the coding sequence ATGGTCAATGCAATGCTTAATCGGTTATCAAAAGTGTCATGGCTCGGTGAAGTCGCCCTTTCCGTAGGATGCGGCGCATTTGTTGGACGGTCTGGAGATAATCAACCGCATCGACACTGGGCTCATCAGGTCGTCATTGGTCTTGACCGAAAAATTCAAGTGGCGACAAAATCCGGCCATTTCGAGGCACAAGGTTTCTGGATACCTGCAGGTGTTCGACATCAACTGATGTATGCGCCGGTCTTGTCCATTTATCTCGATCCTGCTGGCCACAATTGGCCTTGCCCATCGAATCCCGTTTGTGATTCCAAGCAAGGAGTAATCCCGCTGGATGACTCGATACGTGAATCATATCTGGAGGTCTTTACCGGATCAGGACCGCTTACCGAAACACTAAATCAGTTCCGAAATCGATTCATGACTTCCGCAGAATGCCCAAAACTGAAATGCGTATTAAAGGAATTGCATGAAGGCTCAACGCTAGGGCTTGATGTTTCGCGAAAGACTCTTGCCGATCTAACAAAGCTATCACCAAGTCGTTTCTCACATTGGTTTTCAGAACAGACAGGACTTCCGCTTCGGAGCTATAAGAAGTGGCTGAAAATGTTGAGCGCATTAAAATTTAGTCAGGAGATGCCTTTGACGGACGCCGCGGTGATAGCGGGTTTTGCCGATAAGGCTCACTTTTGCCGCGCCGTTCAAGATGCCTTTGGTGTAACACCCGCCACCATAGCGAACCTATTATCAGAAAAGTAG
- a CDS encoding FISUMP domain-containing protein — MSFSRTAMWKISAALLIQAVSHSALARKAATEFDTVIINGVPDVQIRHADTAQLQMPEQEKLAQLLNAEIADGVLTLSCEKNCESLREVPIAISLPILRALHGHNGGRIQVQSDFPLNEKMTFNLGNGVDIDATRAPALNASVQIRNGGKIQLTVCERLHAELNNGGEVIFDGGAVADIKRRNGGEVRQRNDSSPACQHIIDRRDQRRYSTVTVGSQEWLAENLAWLPRVCPLADSECGIWVYGHDNGDSAAARRTTHYQQFGALYSWQTARQACPEGWHLPSDKDWQQLEASLGMPADELEKSIWRGPPIATAMKAGGESGLQVLLAGWRSGDGRFLFAGEHANFWTATSAHEQHAIERLIGRSKQQIGRHTGTMSCGFSVRCVRDVASATP; from the coding sequence ATGAGTTTTTCGAGAACAGCGATGTGGAAAATCAGCGCTGCGTTGTTGATTCAAGCTGTCAGTCACAGCGCCTTGGCCAGGAAAGCTGCAACGGAGTTCGACACCGTCATTATCAATGGTGTTCCCGATGTTCAGATACGCCATGCGGATACGGCGCAACTGCAAATGCCCGAGCAAGAGAAGCTTGCACAATTATTAAACGCAGAAATTGCTGATGGTGTTTTGACGCTTTCCTGCGAGAAAAACTGCGAATCCCTGCGTGAGGTGCCAATAGCGATATCGTTGCCGATATTGCGCGCTTTGCATGGCCATAATGGCGGCCGTATTCAGGTACAGTCGGACTTTCCGCTGAACGAAAAAATGACGTTCAATCTTGGCAACGGCGTCGATATCGATGCAACGAGAGCACCAGCATTGAATGCCTCCGTTCAGATCCGAAACGGCGGCAAGATTCAGCTAACGGTCTGTGAGCGTTTGCATGCTGAGCTGAACAATGGCGGCGAAGTAATATTCGATGGCGGCGCCGTAGCCGATATCAAGCGTCGCAATGGTGGTGAAGTGCGCCAGCGCAATGATTCGTCACCGGCCTGCCAACACATTATTGATCGACGTGATCAACGCCGCTATTCCACGGTAACCGTTGGCTCGCAGGAATGGCTTGCCGAAAATCTTGCCTGGTTACCACGCGTATGCCCTCTGGCAGACAGCGAATGCGGCATCTGGGTTTATGGCCATGACAACGGCGATAGCGCTGCGGCACGTCGCACCACGCACTATCAACAATTCGGCGCACTCTACAGCTGGCAAACAGCGCGACAAGCCTGCCCTGAAGGCTGGCACTTACCTAGCGACAAAGACTGGCAACAACTTGAAGCGAGCTTAGGTATGCCCGCCGACGAGCTGGAAAAATCGATTTGGCGCGGTCCTCCAATCGCCACAGCGATGAAAGCCGGTGGTGAAAGTGGTTTACAGGTTCTGCTGGCCGGTTGGCGCAGTGGTGACGGCCGGTTTCTTTTTGCTGGTGAACACGCCAATTTCTGGACGGCGACATCGGCACATGAACAACACGCTATCGAACGTTTAATCGGCCGAAGTAAACAACAAATCGGACGCCATACCGGCACAATGAGTTGCGGATTCAGCGTTCGCTGTGTGCGGGATGTCGCGTCAGCCACACCATAA
- a CDS encoding DNA-binding protein, whose amino-acid sequence MGRIGVSYEEFLVVARQLFAQRQTVTVDRVREQLGRGSRTTLLKFLQRWRDEAVSEPEFSLMDLPPQMVSLVEAMWRTAGTQARLALNHEREQLELREQSVKEGEQLKEGQLQALTTQLAVHQQREQALATELVGCKEALARLQVEHQHVMGLAEAKQEALTACQEQIKTLQQKLAQESAEHAKLVIAERERYEIELARWLKQLDEARVLLRKTTDRYEKLEKRLNVETSQANANGAKSEKGQRKPSRPAKRQLEK is encoded by the coding sequence ATGGGGCGTATTGGTGTGAGTTACGAAGAGTTTCTCGTTGTCGCGCGGCAATTGTTTGCGCAGCGACAGACCGTCACGGTAGATCGGGTTCGAGAACAGCTGGGTCGAGGTAGTCGCACCACCCTATTGAAATTTCTTCAACGGTGGCGCGACGAAGCGGTCAGTGAACCGGAGTTCTCATTGATGGATTTGCCTCCGCAGATGGTTTCCCTTGTCGAGGCCATGTGGCGTACCGCAGGGACACAAGCACGATTAGCGTTGAACCATGAGCGGGAGCAGCTGGAGTTACGGGAGCAGTCGGTCAAAGAAGGTGAACAGCTGAAAGAAGGTCAGTTGCAAGCACTGACCACGCAGCTAGCCGTGCATCAACAACGTGAGCAGGCGTTAGCAACAGAACTAGTAGGCTGTAAAGAAGCGTTGGCCCGCCTTCAAGTCGAGCATCAGCACGTGATGGGATTAGCGGAAGCCAAACAAGAAGCGCTGACGGCTTGTCAGGAGCAAATCAAAACGTTGCAGCAAAAACTGGCCCAGGAATCTGCGGAGCACGCAAAGCTAGTGATAGCAGAGCGTGAACGATATGAGATTGAGTTAGCACGCTGGCTAAAACAATTGGATGAAGCACGCGTTTTGCTTCGTAAGACCACAGATCGCTACGAAAAACTGGAAAAACGCCTGAACGTTGAGACGTCGCAAGCAAACGCTAACGGCGCTAAGTCGGAAAAAGGCCAACGAAAACCGTCCAGGCCAGCAAAACGCCAACTCGAAAAGTGA
- a CDS encoding heavy metal response regulator transcription factor: MRILIVEDELKTGEYLQKGLSESGFRVDLARSGLEGHHLAMTEQYALIILDVMLPDIDGFRILRALREAGRSEPVLFLTARDSTDDKVAGLDLGADDYLVKPFVFAELLARVRMLLRRGTANILPDKMEVADLVLDLAKRRATRSGHRLALSQKEFSLLELLVRRRGEVLPRSLIASQIWDMNFDSDTNVIDVAIRRLRVKVDEGFAPKLIHTVRGMGYTLDIEETDHVPH; the protein is encoded by the coding sequence ATGCGAATTTTGATAGTCGAAGATGAACTCAAAACGGGTGAATACCTTCAGAAAGGTTTGAGCGAGTCTGGATTTCGCGTGGATCTGGCTCGTTCAGGCCTTGAGGGTCATCACTTGGCCATGACGGAGCAGTATGCCCTGATCATTCTTGATGTCATGTTACCGGACATTGATGGGTTTAGAATTCTCCGCGCACTGCGAGAGGCAGGACGTAGCGAACCAGTGCTGTTTTTGACCGCTCGAGATAGCACCGACGATAAAGTAGCGGGTCTGGATCTGGGGGCAGATGACTATTTGGTGAAACCATTTGTATTCGCCGAACTGCTAGCCCGCGTACGGATGTTGTTGCGCCGTGGAACGGCCAACATCCTACCTGACAAAATGGAGGTTGCGGATTTAGTCCTGGATTTGGCAAAGCGTCGAGCTACACGTTCCGGGCATCGGCTAGCGTTGAGCCAAAAAGAATTTTCATTATTGGAATTGCTTGTACGTCGTCGAGGTGAGGTGCTGCCTCGCTCCCTGATTGCCTCACAAATCTGGGACATGAACTTCGACAGCGACACGAATGTGATTGATGTGGCGATTCGACGGTTGCGGGTGAAAGTTGACGAAGGTTTCGCTCCTAAACTTATTCATACGGTGAGGGGAATGGGGTACACGTTGGACATCGAAGAGACGGACCATGTCCCGCATTAG
- a CDS encoding tyrosine-type recombinase/integrase yields MARKMTLQSMAPVPLEQLHQPDAFLDGSTGINRGEGHCQLGATDDLSAVHAWLNEFVDSPQTLRSYRKEAERLLLWCWLERGKALSDLQREDLQRYQQFLQSPLPQERWCGPRAPRHSPEWRPFQAPVSAASQAQALNILNSLFTYLVTAGYLAGNPMGLARRRVKGVNRSTPEAVSRYLDHALWQLVWKHIEGLPTTSVRERDRAERLRYLFSLLYHLGPRVSELATHNMGSLREVRGRWWWFVVGKGNKPAKVPVSPACMLAVRRFRTYLGWSPEPTMDDEKPLMPSQKGTRSVSANMIYRLVKELFIEVAEVIESNQPDYARTLRRASTHWMRHTAITHLADKQIDIRFVNKTARHEKLETTAIYLHAEDDAWHDAVSRD; encoded by the coding sequence ATGGCGAGAAAAATGACTTTGCAGAGCATGGCTCCGGTGCCATTGGAGCAATTGCACCAGCCCGATGCGTTTTTGGATGGTTCTACTGGAATCAATCGAGGCGAAGGTCATTGTCAACTCGGCGCAACGGACGACTTGTCAGCAGTGCACGCCTGGTTAAACGAATTTGTAGACTCTCCACAAACGCTACGTAGTTACCGCAAAGAAGCCGAAAGGTTGTTGCTTTGGTGTTGGCTTGAGCGGGGAAAAGCCTTATCGGATCTGCAGCGCGAAGACTTGCAGCGGTACCAGCAGTTCTTGCAAAGTCCGCTGCCGCAAGAGCGTTGGTGTGGGCCAAGAGCACCGCGTCATTCTCCGGAATGGCGACCGTTTCAGGCCCCAGTCAGCGCAGCAAGCCAAGCGCAAGCCCTGAACATTCTGAATAGTTTGTTCACGTATTTGGTGACAGCAGGTTACCTTGCCGGCAATCCGATGGGTCTGGCGCGAAGAAGAGTCAAAGGCGTCAATAGGTCGACACCGGAGGCCGTGTCGCGCTACTTGGATCATGCGCTATGGCAATTGGTGTGGAAACATATTGAAGGCCTGCCAACAACTTCGGTGCGTGAACGCGACCGCGCTGAGCGTTTGCGGTATTTGTTCAGCTTGCTTTATCACCTCGGGCCGCGAGTCAGTGAGTTGGCGACACATAACATGGGTAGCCTTCGTGAGGTTCGGGGCCGATGGTGGTGGTTCGTAGTGGGCAAAGGAAACAAGCCTGCAAAAGTACCGGTGTCGCCAGCTTGCATGCTGGCAGTGAGGCGCTTTCGTACATACTTAGGGTGGTCACCAGAACCGACAATGGATGACGAAAAACCGTTGATGCCAAGTCAGAAAGGGACGAGATCGGTATCGGCGAATATGATTTATCGCTTGGTCAAAGAGCTATTCATTGAAGTCGCGGAAGTCATTGAGTCAAATCAGCCTGATTATGCCCGTACACTTCGGCGAGCATCGACGCATTGGATGCGCCATACTGCGATTACGCATCTCGCTGACAAACAAATCGACATTCGCTTTGTGAACAAAACCGCTAGGCATGAGAAACTCGAGACCACCGCGATTTACCTGCATGCCGAAGATGATGCCTGGCATGATGCAGTGTCTAGGGACTGA
- a CDS encoding DMT family transporter, whose product MKKADGKPRQNLSVVFGATLTMLLWAMCFPLISISQTYAPIMLTATLRAIIAGGFLIFFAGLLRRPIPNTTRSYAYLSAIAFFATSVGFWGMFYAGRLISPGLATVLTNTQPLIAGLLGWCILNERVGKQSLVAYAVGFLGIVVISGDSIYSSDPQSLSGITYVVIGATSIAISNVLLKKIASHVDVLYAMGLQLLLGALPLLLLVLLQAPMTIQCCDIKYLWLIVLMAVPGTALPFAIWFWLMEKAPLYQLNVYSFLTPIFGLYFGYMFFSESLSFAQWLGVILVIFAIPLASISPGQKTT is encoded by the coding sequence ATGAAAAAAGCTGATGGAAAACCAAGGCAAAATTTATCCGTGGTTTTTGGCGCCACGCTCACCATGCTGCTTTGGGCTATGTGTTTTCCGCTTATTTCGATAAGCCAAACGTATGCCCCGATCATGTTAACCGCGACGTTACGTGCGATCATCGCCGGTGGCTTCTTGATATTTTTCGCGGGGCTATTGCGACGGCCGATCCCCAACACAACGCGCAGTTATGCGTATCTTTCGGCTATCGCGTTTTTTGCGACCAGCGTGGGCTTTTGGGGAATGTTTTATGCGGGTCGCCTAATCAGTCCTGGGCTCGCTACGGTACTCACCAACACACAGCCATTGATCGCTGGTTTGCTTGGGTGGTGTATATTAAACGAGAGGGTTGGGAAACAATCGTTGGTTGCCTATGCAGTCGGATTTCTCGGCATTGTTGTAATCAGTGGGGACAGCATTTACTCCTCTGACCCCCAATCGCTAAGTGGCATTACCTATGTGGTGATTGGCGCTACGAGCATCGCGATTAGCAATGTTTTATTGAAAAAAATCGCCAGCCATGTTGATGTACTCTATGCGATGGGATTGCAACTATTGCTTGGAGCCTTGCCTCTCCTGTTGTTAGTCCTGCTTCAGGCCCCCATGACGATTCAATGCTGTGATATTAAGTATTTATGGCTCATCGTACTAATGGCAGTGCCGGGTACAGCCCTGCCCTTTGCCATATGGTTCTGGTTAATGGAAAAGGCTCCGCTTTACCAGCTGAATGTTTATAGTTTTCTGACGCCGATATTTGGCTTGTATTTCGGCTACATGTTCTTTTCTGAGTCGCTGTCATTTGCTCAGTGGTTAGGGGTGATTTTGGTGATCTTCGCCATTCCTTTGGCGAGCATTTCACCAGGGCAGAAAACCACATAG
- a CDS encoding sterol desaturase family protein: protein MLVTVLIIISFLAERVAPYNKMFNIAQNDTKRDCLHAVVNESLTLLGLLLLPFLEGVITVIDLWPDKWPLTIQLLLAIVIADTGITLMHYASHHYSILWRFHAVHHSVKRMYGFNGLMKHPIHQLLETGAGVIPLLLIGVSVDILAVLAVAVVIQLLLQHSNVNYFYRPFHRILALNVVHRLHHLNTKEGNVNFGLFTTLMDRVLGSARIELRDRISMSDIGIATQPNYPVNYLEQLTQPFAREGALDS from the coding sequence TTGCTTGTAACCGTACTAATCATCATCTCTTTCCTTGCGGAGCGAGTGGCGCCATATAATAAGATGTTTAATATTGCCCAAAATGACACCAAACGGGATTGTCTTCACGCAGTCGTTAATGAGTCACTAACACTTCTTGGGTTGTTGCTACTACCCTTCCTTGAAGGCGTTATAACGGTAATTGATTTATGGCCCGACAAATGGCCATTGACAATCCAGCTGTTGCTGGCAATAGTGATTGCCGACACTGGCATTACGTTGATGCATTACGCAAGCCACCATTATTCAATCCTCTGGCGTTTTCATGCAGTACATCATAGCGTTAAACGCATGTATGGCTTTAATGGCTTGATGAAACACCCCATTCATCAATTACTGGAAACGGGGGCAGGTGTTATCCCCCTGCTGCTGATTGGGGTTTCCGTTGACATTCTAGCCGTTCTTGCGGTTGCAGTAGTCATTCAACTGCTTTTACAACACTCCAACGTAAATTACTTTTATCGTCCCTTTCATCGTATTCTCGCGCTGAATGTTGTGCACCGACTTCATCACCTCAATACAAAAGAAGGTAACGTAAATTTCGGTCTATTTACGACACTGATGGATCGAGTTTTAGGCTCCGCACGCATTGAGTTGCGCGACCGAATTTCCATGTCAGATATAGGAATCGCAACGCAGCCAAATTATCCGGTCAATTATCTTGAACAGCTAACACAACCATTCGCGCGCGAAGGTGCCTTGGATAGTTAG